The following are encoded in a window of Bradyrhizobium sp. WBOS07 genomic DNA:
- the msrA gene encoding peptide-methionine (S)-S-oxide reductase MsrA gives MTTERAVLAGGCFWGMQDLIRKQPGVISTRVGYTGGHVKNATYRNHEGHAEAIEIMFDPARTSFRTMLEFFFQIHDPTTLNRQGNDLGTSYRSAIFYTSEEQKRIAEDTIADVEASGLWPGKVVTEVAPAGEFWQAEPEHQDYLERYPDGYTCHFIRPGWKLPRRAAAVGG, from the coding sequence ATGACGACAGAGCGCGCAGTTTTGGCCGGAGGTTGCTTCTGGGGCATGCAGGATCTGATCCGCAAGCAGCCCGGCGTGATCTCCACCCGCGTCGGCTATACCGGCGGCCACGTCAAGAACGCCACCTACCGCAATCACGAAGGCCACGCCGAGGCGATCGAAATCATGTTCGATCCGGCAAGGACCAGCTTCCGGACCATGCTGGAATTCTTCTTCCAGATTCACGATCCCACCACGCTCAATCGCCAGGGCAATGATCTCGGCACGAGCTACCGCTCGGCGATCTTCTACACCAGCGAGGAGCAGAAAAGGATCGCCGAAGACACCATCGCCGACGTCGAGGCGTCGGGCCTCTGGCCGGGCAAGGTGGTGACCGAGGTCGCGCCCGCTGGCGAGTTCTGGCAGGCCGAGCCGGAGCATCAGGACTATCTCGAGCGTTATCCGGACGGCTACACCTGCCACTTCATCCGGCCCGGCTGGAAGCTGCCGCGCCGCGCGGCTGCGGTGGGCGGCTGA
- a CDS encoding OsmC family protein — MIRKATAVWKGTGRDGTGHLTSESGVLAQTPYSFKTRFENEKGTNPEELIAAAHAGCFTMALAFGLQMAGFTPDELSTEAAVTLEPEGKGFKISKSALTLRAKVPNLDEAAFAKFAGEAEKNCPVSKVLNAAITLDAKLG; from the coding sequence ATGATCCGAAAGGCAACGGCAGTCTGGAAGGGCACCGGTCGCGACGGCACGGGCCATTTGACGAGCGAATCCGGCGTGCTGGCGCAGACCCCCTATTCGTTCAAGACCCGGTTCGAGAACGAGAAGGGCACCAATCCCGAGGAATTGATCGCCGCCGCCCATGCCGGTTGCTTTACGATGGCGCTGGCCTTCGGGCTCCAGATGGCCGGTTTCACGCCGGACGAGCTCTCGACTGAAGCCGCCGTGACCCTCGAGCCCGAAGGCAAGGGCTTCAAGATCAGCAAGTCCGCGCTGACGCTGCGTGCCAAGGTGCCGAACCTCGACGAGGCAGCCTTTGCCAAGTTCGCCGGCGAGGCCGAGAAGAACTGCCCGGTGTCGAAGGTGCTCAACGCCGCGATCACCCTCGACGCCAAGCTGGGCTAA
- a CDS encoding molybdopterin guanine dinucleotide-containing S/N-oxide reductase has translation MDDTIGFPDPGLDLSSGFRPHTSHWGVFSARQGAAGLEVRAYAGDPDPNGIIGNFPGALRHQARIAQPAIRRGWLERGPGPDNRRGRDEFVPVSWEKALDLLGDELGRIRDTRGPGAVFGGSYGWSSAGRFHHAQSQVHRFLNIAMGGYVRSVNSYSSGASSVLLPQILAGYEDITKRNVTWEQIAAETEIVLAFGGMALKNSMVAGGSISKHVERGAMAAARRRGCEFILVSPLRDDLPVEAGAEWMSCVPGTDTALMLGIVHTLVAEGLHDQAFLDRYTEGWPVFLRYLTGESDGQAKHAEWAAAISGVAADTIRKLARRLAGKRALITVSHSLQRAEHGEQPVWMGMVLAAALGQIGLPGGGYAYSLGAIGYYGRRVNDVPGPTLGQGRNGVADFIPVARIADMLLGPGTTYRYNGETRTYPDIRLVYWAGGNPFHHHQDLNRLRKAFAQLDTFVVHELAWTATARHADIVLPATMTLEREDIGYSTNDPLMVAMHRIAEPFGLARDDYDIFADLAERLGAREPFTEGRTSRQWLEHLYEPTRASLARRGLEAPSFDEFWARGSLVVPQQPDDGGRLRRFREDPVNHGLPTPSGRIEIYSAKIAAHGDADCPGHPVWLEKTDTPKPGSPCFLVANQPVTRLHSQLDFGGHSLSSKHRGREVARMNPVDADARGIGDGDIIRLFNARGACLAAVHVTDGIAPGVVQLPTGAWYDPMDPEDEAPLCVHGNPNVLTRDVGTSSLAQGCTGQLTTVEVERFTGNLPPIRAFDPA, from the coding sequence ATGGACGATACGATTGGCTTTCCCGACCCCGGTCTTGACCTGTCGAGCGGCTTCAGGCCGCACACCTCGCATTGGGGCGTGTTTTCGGCGCGTCAGGGCGCGGCCGGCCTCGAGGTCAGGGCCTATGCGGGCGATCCCGATCCGAACGGCATCATCGGCAATTTTCCCGGTGCGCTCCGCCACCAGGCGCGCATCGCCCAGCCGGCGATCCGCCGCGGCTGGCTCGAGCGCGGGCCGGGCCCGGACAATCGCCGCGGCCGCGACGAGTTCGTCCCGGTCAGCTGGGAGAAGGCGCTCGATCTGCTCGGCGACGAACTCGGCCGCATTCGCGATACGCGCGGGCCGGGCGCCGTGTTCGGCGGCTCCTATGGCTGGTCGAGTGCGGGGCGCTTTCATCACGCCCAGAGCCAGGTGCATCGCTTCCTCAACATCGCGATGGGCGGCTATGTGCGCTCGGTGAACTCCTATTCGTCGGGTGCGTCCTCGGTGCTGCTGCCGCAGATTCTGGCGGGCTATGAGGACATCACCAAGCGCAACGTCACCTGGGAGCAGATCGCGGCCGAGACCGAGATCGTGCTGGCCTTCGGCGGCATGGCGCTGAAGAACTCCATGGTGGCCGGCGGCTCGATCAGCAAGCACGTCGAGCGCGGCGCGATGGCGGCGGCGCGCCGGCGCGGCTGCGAATTCATCCTGGTCAGCCCGCTGCGTGACGATCTGCCGGTGGAAGCTGGCGCGGAATGGATGAGTTGCGTGCCCGGCACCGATACCGCCTTGATGCTCGGCATAGTCCACACGCTGGTGGCTGAGGGTCTGCACGATCAGGCCTTCCTCGATCGCTACACCGAAGGCTGGCCCGTCTTCCTGCGCTATCTCACCGGCGAGAGCGACGGGCAAGCCAAGCATGCCGAATGGGCTGCGGCCATCTCGGGCGTCGCGGCCGACACGATCCGAAAGCTGGCGCGCCGGCTCGCCGGAAAACGCGCGCTGATCACGGTCTCGCATTCGCTGCAGCGCGCCGAGCATGGCGAGCAGCCGGTGTGGATGGGTATGGTGCTGGCGGCAGCCCTCGGTCAGATCGGCCTGCCCGGCGGCGGCTACGCCTATTCGCTGGGGGCGATCGGCTATTACGGCCGGCGTGTCAACGACGTGCCGGGACCGACGCTGGGGCAGGGCCGCAACGGCGTCGCCGATTTCATTCCGGTGGCCCGCATTGCCGACATGCTGCTGGGTCCTGGCACCACCTATCGTTACAACGGCGAGACGCGCACCTATCCGGACATCCGTCTCGTCTATTGGGCCGGCGGCAATCCGTTCCATCATCACCAGGATCTCAACCGCCTGCGCAAGGCCTTTGCGCAGCTCGACACCTTTGTCGTGCACGAGCTGGCCTGGACTGCCACGGCCCGGCATGCCGACATCGTGCTGCCCGCGACGATGACGCTCGAGCGCGAGGACATCGGCTATTCCACCAACGACCCCCTCATGGTCGCCATGCACCGGATCGCCGAGCCGTTTGGACTTGCACGCGACGACTACGATATCTTCGCCGATCTCGCCGAGCGTCTAGGGGCCCGCGAACCCTTCACCGAGGGGCGCACGTCGCGGCAATGGCTGGAGCATCTCTACGAGCCGACCCGCGCCTCGCTCGCCAGGCGCGGCCTGGAGGCGCCGAGTTTCGACGAATTCTGGGCGCGCGGCAGCCTGGTCGTGCCGCAGCAGCCCGATGACGGCGGCCGGCTGCGTCGCTTCCGTGAGGATCCCGTCAATCACGGGCTGCCGACGCCGAGCGGCCGCATCGAGATCTATTCGGCCAAGATTGCGGCCCATGGCGATGCCGATTGTCCGGGGCATCCGGTCTGGCTGGAGAAGACCGACACGCCGAAGCCCGGCTCGCCGTGCTTTCTCGTCGCCAACCAGCCGGTGACGCGCCTGCACAGCCAGCTCGATTTCGGCGGGCATTCGCTTAGCTCGAAGCATCGCGGCCGCGAGGTCGCGCGCATGAACCCGGTCGATGCGGATGCGCGCGGCATCGGGGATGGCGACATCATCCGCCTGTTCAACGCGCGCGGCGCCTGCCTTGCCGCGGTCCACGTCACCGACGGCATCGCGCCCGGCGTCGTGCAGCTTCCGACCGGCGCCTGGTACGATCCGATGGATCCGGAAGACGAGGCGCCGCTCTGCGTTCACGGCAATCCCAACGTGCTCACCCGCGACGTCGGCACCTCGTCCCTGGCGCAGGGCTGCACCGGTCAGCTGACGACGGTCGAGGTGGAGAGGTTCACCGGTAATCTGCCGCCGATCCGCGCGTTCGATCCGGCATAG
- a CDS encoding RidA family protein: MIKRVLPYEGLLHEVVEHNGVLYIGGIVPEDTSLDMSGQANDVLTQLAQLLKTLGSDPAHVLQVTIYMTDLNEKAAFNAAWKAHFAEAHLPARAAIGVADLGPGVKLEMTAIAARP; this comes from the coding sequence ATGATCAAACGCGTCTTGCCGTATGAAGGTCTGCTCCACGAAGTGGTCGAGCACAACGGCGTGCTTTACATCGGCGGCATCGTCCCCGAGGACACCAGCCTCGATATGTCAGGCCAGGCCAACGACGTGCTCACCCAACTGGCGCAGCTGTTGAAGACCCTCGGATCCGATCCAGCCCACGTCTTGCAGGTGACGATCTACATGACTGATCTCAACGAGAAGGCCGCGTTCAACGCGGCCTGGAAAGCGCACTTTGCAGAAGCTCATCTGCCGGCACGCGCTGCAATCGGCGTGGCCGACCTCGGTCCGGGCGTCAAGCTCGAGATGACGGCCATTGCGGCCCGGCCATAG
- a CDS encoding ferritin-like domain-containing protein, whose amino-acid sequence MGFFTKDIKSMEDLLLHGLQDIYYAEQQILKALPKMIDKATNRDLAAGLKAHLDETNKQVERLDKVFAKLGKQPSGTQCPAIDGLIDEADATAGEIEDKAVLDAAIVANAQAVEHYEICRYGTLIAWAEELGHDDIVRFLTTNLNEEKAANTKLNTVALRKGVNAKASDAA is encoded by the coding sequence ATGGGTTTCTTCACCAAGGACATCAAATCGATGGAAGACCTGCTGCTGCACGGGCTGCAGGACATCTATTACGCGGAGCAGCAGATCCTGAAAGCGCTGCCCAAGATGATCGACAAGGCGACCAACAGGGACCTCGCCGCAGGCTTGAAAGCGCATCTGGACGAGACCAACAAGCAGGTCGAACGGCTCGACAAGGTGTTCGCCAAGCTCGGCAAGCAGCCCAGCGGCACGCAGTGTCCGGCCATCGACGGCCTCATCGATGAAGCCGATGCGACCGCCGGAGAGATCGAGGACAAGGCCGTGCTCGACGCCGCGATCGTCGCCAACGCGCAGGCGGTGGAGCATTACGAAATTTGCCGCTACGGCACGCTGATCGCCTGGGCCGAGGAGCTCGGCCACGACGACATCGTCCGTTTCCTCACGACCAATCTGAACGAGGAGAAGGCGGCCAACACCAAGCTGAACACGGTGGCGCTGCGCAAGGGCGTCAACGCCAAGGCGTCCGACGCCGCTTGA
- a CDS encoding SDR family oxidoreductase: MTDYPKPPFPPQQQPMPGSTRAMQPRPDHGEESYKGAGRLAGKKALITGGDSGIGRAVAIAYAREGADVVISYLNEDEDAAEVKALVERERRKVVLIPGDISNPDHCRSIVRRTVEELGGIDILVNNAAHQATFKDIADISDEEWQRTFATNIHAMFYLTKAAVPHMRPGAAIINTASVNSDMPNPTLLAYATTKGAIQNFTGGLAQMLAEKGIRVNAVAPGPIWTPLIPSTMPEDRVKNFGKQVPMQRAGQPAELATAYVMLADPLSSYTSGATLAVTGGKPFI; this comes from the coding sequence ATGACCGATTATCCAAAGCCTCCTTTTCCACCGCAGCAGCAGCCGATGCCCGGTTCGACGCGGGCGATGCAGCCTCGGCCGGATCATGGCGAGGAGAGTTACAAGGGCGCCGGACGCTTGGCCGGAAAGAAAGCGTTGATCACCGGCGGCGACAGCGGCATCGGCCGCGCGGTCGCGATCGCCTACGCGCGCGAAGGCGCCGACGTCGTCATCTCTTATCTGAACGAGGACGAGGATGCGGCCGAGGTCAAGGCGCTGGTGGAGCGGGAGCGGCGCAAGGTCGTCCTGATCCCCGGCGATATCAGCAATCCCGATCATTGCCGCTCGATCGTGCGTCGCACCGTGGAGGAGCTCGGCGGCATCGATATCCTCGTCAACAATGCGGCGCATCAGGCCACGTTCAAGGACATCGCCGACATCAGCGACGAGGAATGGCAGCGCACGTTCGCGACCAACATCCACGCCATGTTCTATCTGACCAAGGCCGCTGTCCCGCACATGCGGCCGGGCGCTGCCATCATCAACACGGCGTCGGTGAACTCGGATATGCCAAATCCGACGCTGCTGGCTTACGCCACCACCAAGGGCGCCATCCAGAATTTCACCGGTGGGCTTGCCCAGATGCTGGCCGAGAAGGGTATTCGGGTCAACGCCGTTGCTCCGGGGCCGATCTGGACGCCGCTGATCCCGTCGACCATGCCTGAGGACAGGGTCAAGAACTTCGGCAAGCAGGTTCCGATGCAGCGCGCCGGCCAGCCGGCCGAGCTGGCAACCGCCTACGTCATGCTGGCCGATCCGCTCTCGAGCTACACTTCGGGAGCGACGCTCGCCGTCACTGGCGGGAAGCCGTTCATCTGA
- a CDS encoding U32 family peptidase translates to MQLSLGPVLYNWAPERWRDFYFRIADEAPVDVVSVGEIVCSKRSPFIADHIPAVVERLQKAGKQVLLGSLILVSLRRERRQTEELASAEGALVEVNDLTCLRALAGRPHAIGPFVNIYNEASAAFHAAHGAGRICLPPELPLASVAAIAKAVPDVTIEVFAFGRVPLAISARCYHARLHKLAKDNCRFVCEKDPDGLLLSTLEQQEFLTINGVQTLSHTCANLLGEAELLRQSNVGSLRLSPQDCDMVAVARIFRDVLDGRDDVDGGNRRLAAAYPGVPFSNGFLWAEPGHLYRRARSGDAQGAVSQIGVVSPG, encoded by the coding sequence ATGCAACTCAGCCTCGGTCCAGTTCTGTACAATTGGGCGCCGGAACGCTGGCGCGACTTCTACTTCCGTATCGCCGATGAAGCGCCGGTCGATGTCGTATCGGTCGGCGAGATCGTCTGCTCGAAGCGGTCGCCGTTCATCGCCGACCACATCCCGGCCGTGGTCGAGCGGCTGCAGAAGGCGGGCAAGCAGGTGCTGCTGGGCTCGCTGATCCTGGTCTCGCTGCGGCGCGAGCGCCGCCAGACCGAAGAGCTCGCTTCGGCCGAAGGCGCGCTGGTCGAGGTGAACGACCTGACCTGCCTCAGGGCGCTCGCAGGCCGGCCGCATGCCATCGGGCCCTTCGTCAACATCTACAACGAGGCGAGCGCAGCCTTTCACGCCGCGCATGGGGCAGGGCGCATCTGCCTGCCGCCCGAGTTGCCGCTGGCCTCGGTGGCGGCGATCGCGAAGGCCGTTCCCGATGTCACGATCGAGGTGTTCGCGTTCGGCAGGGTGCCGCTGGCGATCTCCGCCCGCTGCTATCATGCGCGCCTTCACAAGCTCGCCAAGGACAATTGCCGCTTCGTCTGCGAGAAGGATCCGGATGGTCTGCTCCTGAGCACGCTGGAGCAACAGGAGTTTCTGACCATCAACGGCGTGCAGACGCTGTCTCACACTTGCGCCAATCTGCTGGGTGAGGCCGAACTGTTGCGCCAGAGCAATGTCGGCTCGCTGCGCCTGTCGCCGCAGGATTGCGACATGGTCGCCGTCGCCAGGATTTTTCGCGACGTGCTCGACGGTCGCGACGATGTCGATGGCGGCAACCGCCGGCTTGCGGCGGCCTATCCTGGTGTGCCGTTCTCGAATGGGTTCCTGTGGGCAGAGCCAGGTCACCTCTATCGTCGGGCCCGATCAGGGGATGCGCAAGGTGCGGTGTCGCAGATCGGGGTCGTCTCACCCGGATAG